In Anguilla rostrata isolate EN2019 chromosome 1, ASM1855537v3, whole genome shotgun sequence, a genomic segment contains:
- the LOC135260690 gene encoding basic helix-loop-helix transcription factor scleraxis-like — translation MSFAMVRPARSRFLYSDISMLSEDEENGSESSGSDEKSFCLDGTGYQIKVGKKRKPSSGPVVPVMASPVGEIRQRNTANARERDRTNSVNSAFTALRTLIPTEPADRKLSKIETLRLASSYISHLGNVLLVGEACGDGQPCHTSPSYYHHNGSPSQDTENSQPKQICTFCLSNQRKINKDKERKIALRS, via the exons ATGTCATTTGCGATGGTGCGGCCGGCCCGCAGCAGGTTTCTCTATTCGGATATCAGCATGCTGTCGGAGGACGAGGAAAACGGCAGCGAGAGCTCAGGTTCGGACGAGAAGTCCTTCTGCCTGGACGGCACAGGTTACCAGATCAAGGTCGGCAAGAAGAGGAAGCCCAGCAGCGGGCCAGTGGTGCCAGTGATGGCATCTCCGGTGGGCGAGATCCGGCAGCGAAACACCGCCAACGCCCGGGAGAGGGACCGCACCAACAGCGTCAACAGCGCCTTTACCGCGCTGCGGACGCTCATACCCACGGAGCCCGCGGACAGGAAGCTGTCCAAGATTGAGACCCTGCGGCTGGCCTCCAGCTACATCTCCCACCTGGGCAATGTCCTGCTGGTGGGGGAAGCCTGTGGGGACGGGCAGCCTTGTCACACCTCCCCCTCCTACTACCACCACAATGGATCCCCCAGCCAGGACACTGAAAACTCTCAACCCAAGCAGATCTGTACCTTCTGCCTCAGCAACCAGAGGAAAATC aacaaagacaaagaaagaaaaattgcaCTAAGAAGCTAA